The following coding sequences are from one Nicotiana tomentosiformis chromosome 3, ASM39032v3, whole genome shotgun sequence window:
- the LOC104084445 gene encoding UPF0496 protein 1-like yields the protein MGNQCARPQNQTPPSSPPVPAGLPATRPETSSNSDVSPDLSSYQSACEEDPELQRFDSALQARTSLALNSIAVNMDHRSLSLDSLREVTLCFLDMNQGVVNFILESKKDIWKDPDLFDLVKDYLESSIHIMNFCSSLDDSLERARTSQSIILVALTKFENESSANEVDSKLLFSETLEQLKSFKAAGDPFTAKFFSSFHTVYLQQEALLMKLKSKKSKLDKKLSRVKTWKRVSNIIFATVFVSAIICSIVAAAVTAPPIVTALAAAASVPLGTVGKWINSMWKKYEDELKREREILTSMQAGSFVVIQDLEHIRVLADKLQIIVEGLLHSADFAIKGTDAVASAMEEVKKNVNGFSETIEVLSQHAKKCNQDIRMARAVILRKIVSQPSSSNQGIGMFFD from the coding sequence ATGGGTAATCAGTGTGCTAGACCCCAAAACCAGACCCCACCATCTTCTCCTCCGGTGCCGGCAGGTTTACCGGCGACACGACCAGAAACAAGCTCAAATTCTGATGTTTCACCAGATCTAAGCTCATACCAATCAGCATGTGAAGAAGATCCGGAACTTCAACGGTTTGATTCAGCTCTTCAAGCAAGAACATCATTAGCACTGAATTCCATAGCTGTTAACATGGACCATAGGTCCCTTTCTCTTGACTCTTTACGTGAGGTTACTTTATGCTTCTTAGATATGAACCAAGGGGTTGTCAATTTCATTCTTGAAAGCAAAAAAGATATTTGGAAAGACCCTGATTTATTTGATCTTGTTAAGGATTACCTTGAAAGCAGCATTCACATTATGAACTTCTGTTCTTCACTTGATGACTCTCTTGAACGTGCACGTACTAGTCAGTCTATAATTCTTGTGGCATTGACCAAGTTTGAGAATGAGAGCAGTGCAAATGAAGTGGATTCAAAGCTTCTGTTTTCGGAAACTTTGGAACAGTTGAAGAGTTTTAAAGCTGCTGGTGACCCTTTTACTGCTAAGTTCTTTTCTTCATTTCACACGGTTTATTTGCAGCAAGAAGCTTTGTTGATGAAATTGAAGTCGAAAAAGAGTAAACTTGATAAGAAATTGAGCAGAGTAAAGACATGGAAGAGAGTTTCTAATATAATTTTTGCTACTGTGTTTGTTTCTGCTATCATTTGCTCAATTGTTGCTGCAGCTGTCACAGCGCCACCAATTGTGACGGCGTTAGCAGCTGCGGCCTCAGTGCCATTGGGGACAGTGGGGAAATGGATCAATTCAATGTGGAAGAAGTATGAGGATGAATTGAAGAGGGAGAGGGAGATATTGACTTCGATGCAGGCTGGCAGTTTTGTTGTGATTCAAGACTTGGAGCATATTCGGGTTTTGGCTGATAAATTGCAGATAATTGTTGAGGGGTTGTTGCATAGTGCTGATTTTGCAATTAAGGGAACTGATGCAGTCGCAAGTGCAATGGAAGAGGTCAAGAAGAATGTAAATGGCTTTTCAGAGACCATTGAGGTTTTGAGTCAGCACGCCAAGAAATGTAACCAGGATATTAGGATGGCACGAGCAGTGATCTTGCGGAAGATTGTCAGTCAACCCAGTAGCTCGAATCAGGGCATTGGTATGTTCTTTGATTGA
- the LOC108943050 gene encoding uncharacterized mitochondrial protein AtMg00810-like, with protein sequence MVKLADLRLASRGFHSQGESSVCRMLKSFYGLKHASRQWNIKLTHALLEDGFIQSSHDHSLFTKRHGAYILIVLVYIDDLLILGSSSSLIHEANETLHKNFKMKDLGELRYFLGIKVMRSNKGILLNQRKYALYLISEVGLSACKPVSTPMEQNHNLTTIDYDKHVGNVNDAAGNWPDIYFAVQVLSQFMQHPKESHMEVALRVVKYIKGSPRLGILLKSGNTNSLTPYCDSDWVACPNTRRSVTSYVVKLGDSLLSWKSKKQQTVSISSAEAEYRSIAVAMVELM encoded by the exons ATGGTGAAGTTGGCAGATTTAAGGCTAG CTTCCCGGGGATTTCACAGTCAAGGGGAGTCCAGCGTATGTCGAATGCTTAAATCCTTTTATGGCTTAAAGCATGCCTCAAGGCAGTGGAATATTAAGCTAACGCATGCACTACTGGAAGATGGCTTCATTCAAAGTTCTCATGACCATTCACTATTCACTAAGAGACATGGAGCATATATTTTAATTGTGTTGGTGTATATAGATGATCTTCTAATATTAGGAAGTAGCAGTAGCTTGATACATGAGGCAAATGAGACCTTACACAAAAACTTTAAGATGAAGGACCTAGGGGAACTTAGATATTTCCTAGGAATTAAGGTAATGAGATCCAACAAAGGCATTTTACTCAACCAGAGAAAATATGCATTGTATTTGATCTCAGAAGTTGGTTTGAGTGCATGCAAGCCAGTCTCAACACCAATGGAACAAAATCACAATCTTACCACAATCGACTATGATAAGCATGTTGGTAATGTCAATGATGCTGCAGGAAACTG GCCAGACATATATTTTGCAGTCCAAGTGTTGAGCCAGTTCATGCAACATCCTAAGGAATCACATATGGAAGTAGCATTGAGGGTTGTCAAATATATTAAGGGAAGCCCAAGATTAGGAATTCTGTTGAAAAGTGGAAACACTAATAGTCTCACACCATACTGTGACTCAGATTGGGTAGCATGTCCAAACACTAGAAGATCAGTTACAAGTTATGTGGTGAAATTAGGAGATTCTCTGTTGTCTTGGAAGTCAAAGAAGCAGCAAACTGTTAGTATAAGTTCTGCAGAAGCAGAGTATAGAAGCATAGCAGTAGCTATGGTAGAGTTAATGTAG